The following nucleotide sequence is from Podospora bellae-mahoneyi strain CBS 112042 chromosome 1 map unlocalized CBS112042p_1, whole genome shotgun sequence.
TTCAAGGTATGGCTGTTTGtgcatatatatatagatatatatatttctTTTTGAGAAGCTCAGTCTGACTGGATTAGGTGCCCTTCCTGCCTGTTATGGCCTGGTCTCTTATCCATTCGGCTTGGATGCATTACCTTTTGGCCATCTTCAACGCCCACGACTGGACCATGCAGTATGTTACAGACTTCAGCGCCGATATCTTCTCGCTGCTCAACAGCATCATCTACTTCCACAAGGCCGCCATGGAGCTCAAGCGGACGCACGAGCAGATGCCGCTGGACTCGTTTCTCTACGCCATGATTGGCGCTGTTGGGACGTGTTTGGTTGCTATACTCCTGTCCACGGCTACAAAGTGGAAGCCCCTTCTTGGGCGTGTCATCCGGATGGGATTGTCTGAGTATGCAACTGCGATATCGATTATTCTGTTTATTGGGATTCCGTATATTGGAGACCTGGCCGACTTGGATCATGGCCGGCTTGCGGTGCAGACTTCTTTCCGGCCGACGAATCCAGAGCGCGAGATGTTTTTTGTGAGGTTCTGGGAGCTGCCTGTGGAGTGGGTGTTTATCTCGATCATTCCAGGGGCGATCATCACGATACTTTTCTATTTTGACCATGAAATCAGTAGCATCATCTGCACTGTCGACCGGTACGGGGTGAACAAACCTGGAGGATATGCATGGGATATTGCCTTGCTGGGCACGACAACGGCCTTGTGTGGGATATTGGGTATCCCGCCGGCCAACGGGCTGTTGCCACAGGCACCACTTCATTCAGAATCCCTGCGGCATTGGGTAGTTGATGAGGATCAAGTTGTTCCGGcccccgaagaagaagaagaagaaagcggcGCCCATACGAACCTTGTTCCCAGGGTCTACGAACAGCGATACTCCCACTTCCTGCAAGCAGCCATGATAATGGTGTTTGTCAGCCCGCCTTTCCAGCGAGTCTTGGGTCTGACACCGACTTCGGTGTTGGCGGGATTGTTCATGTTTATGGGTTATCAGTCCCTCAGTGTGAACCCTATGCTGACGAGGTTCTTTCACTTGCTCACACCGCCATCTGAGCTGCCCGAGTTGCCtgcgggggtgggttggggaggggtgcaTGCTTATACTGTCACGCAGATTTTGGTCACGGTGGGGATCTTTGCCGTGACGCTTACGGTTGCAGCGCCGGGGTTTCCGCTGTTGATCATCATCTTGGTGCCGGTGAGGTTGTGTGTGATGAAtcgggtttgggggagggagacgTTGAGGTTTGTAGATGGCTGGGCCTGTCGGGAGGGGAAGCcggaggatgatgggatggtgggaagggaggaggggtttgtgGCCGGGGGAAGAGAcgtggaggatggaggggagaggtCCAAGAGTCAATGacagaaggggagggaggtgtctGGATGCCGAAATTGGACGATGTTTGGGAGTCCATTCAGTTTCGGGGTCCGGGGACAGATGCCTTTATCATTCTTGAGCTCATTTTGTCACTGTCCAAGGTCGACATCAAGCATTAGAATAAGCACTTCGAACTTATTTGacagtttcttttttttttttgcaactATTTTGCAACTATTTACCTAACCGAACACCCGGCTCCCAAGAATCGAACAGCCAGTTCTCGAGAAGGGGTTAAAAGAAACTATGAGAGAAAGCCAACCGAAAACGCCTTGGTGTCAGTATCTGGTGTACACAACTTCATACCCATCGCTTTGAAAATGCAAACATCTATCATCTTTGCCCCGCCCCCATTTACAAAACAGTCGTTCATCCTTGGCAACTCGCGTACATCTTGCTTCAGActcaaaaagaaggagagagaagacaaaagaaaaggcgGGCATGATTTAAACATCACCATACCGGCTgttctggttctggttgCCATTGTGATGCCCCTGGCTCTGGTAGTACCTCTGGTTTCCGAAACCGgccgccctcctcgagcCCTGAGCGGACTGCCGGAGGACGTTgagctcctcgtcgctggaggtggtggccgtgCTCTCGGACTTTCTGAACCCGCCCTGCTTCCTCCACTTGCTGCTCATCATGACACCGAACACCATGCAGGGGTTGAACAcgttcatcaccaccacggcaaTGAGGATCATGACCGACTCGAACGCGATGAAGAgatcctccctcgccatgaGGGGGCCGTTCCAGCCCTCGGACAGCTCCGCGACACGGAAGCACGACCGCCAGAAGATGGCGACGGTGCTGACCGCGAGCGCGATCATGATGGCCTTGAACATGAACCCCTGACGGATGGACTTGGCAGGCTCGGCTTGCTCAAACCCGGCGTCGGGTCCGTAGGTCTTTTTGCGGTTGCGGACCCGGAGGAGGAACTCGCCCGAcacggcgaggaagacggcgaggatgaagacCTGGAAGGAGAGACCGGCGATCATGATGTTGTTGCccatgttgaggaggtcgatgtcgtccgaggcggcggcgatgccACCTCCCGAGGCTTGGAGGACAAGAGAGACGACGTCGCAGGGGATGAACTGGTTTTGGTCAGCACTCTGGCCTTTCAAGATGTGAAGAAAAGTTGGGGCGGGCGACTCACGATGCGGGTATACCAACCGGCGGGCAACCTGCTGCTCTCCTCACCATAGACGCTCACCACCTTGGCCAGGCAAGTGTAGATACCCGCAGCCAAAAACGCCGGTCCAATCGTCAGAGTCACAATCTGAATCATGAAGCCCATGTCGTCCCAGGGGTTCTTGGCCGATGCGGCTCTCCCGGCGTAACCGACGATTTCACACAGCAGCCCAAGACACATCATGACGGTGAAAAAGGTGCCCTGGCGGCGGGAGCGGAAGtaggtgatgatgaaggcgatgaaggagatgccgaagagggcggcgaagatggcgttggtggtgagggaggggatctTTTCCCAGACGCCCTCGATGGGAGGTTGGGCGTCGAAGCAGAACTGAGCTGTTGTGGCGGCGCAGTATTTCTCCCACGTGTCGTAGCCTTCGGGAGCAGGCCCGTGGTTGTCTTCGTTGGCAGTGGAGGACATTGcggctgttggtggtggtgatctgTTGGGAACGGTGTTGGAGACGGCGGGGATTACGGGCTAGGCCCAGTGGATAACGACGGTTGGGAGGTTCAAAGGCTGCTGTGTGAAGGTGTCGTTGCCTGTCTCTTATGTCCGATGAGTGGAAGTTGAAGAGATGATTGTATACGGAGTTCAGGTTCTAGATCCCAGGCGAGAGGGAGATAGAGGGGGTATAAGAGTTATAAGTGGAGGGGAAAGAGACTGATATCACAGCCTTCTTGCTGTGCCTGAAGGTTATAGTTTCAGCTTGAGCATGTCTCGGAGGACCGGGCGTGGTAGAGACTCAGGAGGAAGGGTCTTTTATGAGAGGTATGTTTGTCCATTGTCTGTCTCCGGTCCAGCCCCCCGTTCCCTTCACCATCGGACCCCGGGCTCCaattctttccttttttgaCCCGTTACCGCACACGAGGGAGTGTTCTTTTGTTTGGTACCACCGTGACGTACCCCCCGTACCTGCCCCCGTTGGTGCCGCcgaagggagggggttgtccTTGTCTCGGGAGGGCTATGCTGTCTGGATGAGATACAGGTCTCACCTATCAACGGGCAAGGGTCTTGGTGATCTTGGGCCCGGGCATCAGGGCCTTGTAGACGTGGGCATGGGGAAAACAGAGAAAGGTGACGCAAGCAAATGCAAGCAGATGAGAGGTTGGCTTGTTCCGAGCCATTGGATCTTCGTGCCAGGTAGGGTTCTGACGAGAGGTTAGTTCAGTACAGTAAAGTGTACTGCGTTTGT
It contains:
- a CDS encoding uncharacterized protein (COG:P; EggNog:ENOG503NXWD); this translates as MARQSSWSSRTLAHFRQGGKLEPFRLLRQDARNLRRRWVSDWTVFNQLVVASAVYVFFTNILPGITFASDLYVLTGRSWGTIEVVFSTGLCGVIFAVFSAQPLTILGVTGPFSVLAENLYELCSDSFKVPFLPVMAWSLIHSAWMHYLLAIFNAHDWTMQYVTDFSADIFSLLNSIIYFHKAAMELKRTHEQMPLDSFLYAMIGAVGTCLVAILLSTATKWKPLLGRVIRMGLSEYATAISIILFIGIPYIGDLADLDHGRLAVQTSFRPTNPEREMFFVRFWELPVEWVFISIIPGAIITILFYFDHEISSIICTVDRYGVNKPGGYAWDIALLGTTTALCGILGIPPANGLLPQAPLHSESLRHWVVDEDQVVPAPEEEEEESGAHTNLVPRVYEQRYSHFLQAAMIMVFVSPPFQRVLGLTPTSVLAGLFMFMGYQSLSVNPMLTRFFHLLTPPSELPELPAGVGWGGVHAYTVTQILVTVGIFAVTLTVAAPGFPLLIIILVPVRLCVMNRVWGRETLRFVDGWACREGKPEDDGMVGREEGFVAGGRDVEDGGERSKSQ
- the RTA3 gene encoding Envelope glycoprotein gp160 (EggNog:ENOG503NWCU; COG:S) — protein: MSSTANEDNHGPAPEGYDTWEKYCAATTAQFCFDAQPPIEGVWEKIPSLTTNAIFAALFGISFIAFIITYFRSRRQGTFFTVMMCLGLLCEIVGYAGRAASAKNPWDDMGFMIQIVTLTIGPAFLAAGIYTCLAKVVSVYGEESSRLPAGWYTRIFIPCDVVSLVLQASGGGIAAASDDIDLLNMGNNIMIAGLSFQVFILAVFLAVSGEFLLRVRNRKKTYGPDAGFEQAEPAKSIRQGFMFKAIMIALAVSTVAIFWRSCFRVAELSEGWNGPLMAREDLFIAFESVMILIAVVVMNVFNPCMVFGVMMSSKWRKQGGFRKSESTATTSSDEELNVLRQSAQGSRRAAGFGNQRYYQSQGHHNGNQNQNSRYGDV